The DNA window GAGTGGCTTTCTTTTAAAGATAACGAACTTGCTAGAATATCTCAGAACGAAGGTGAGATATTACCTACACTTAAGTTGAGTTATGATCATCTCTCATCCCATTTGAAGCATTGTTTTGCTTATTGTCGACTATAtccaaaaaatcatgaaattgatGTACGAACACTTGTTCAATTTTGGATTGCACAAGGTTTTGTAAAGCAATTGAATCCAAGTCAATCTCTTGAGGAGATCGGATTTGGATATTTTAAAGATTTAGTTGAAAGAAGTTTCTTTCAAGAGGTAGTAGAAGGAGACTTGATGGACGAAATGAGATGTAAAATGCATGATTTAATGCATGATCTAGCTAAATCAGTAGCAGGGATGGAGAGTAGTATTATAGATTTAAATACATTTGCAAGTGATGGTGGTGAAAAATGTCGCCACATATCAATTAATCCTGCATTAATTCCTTTGTTTAAGGGAAAAAAGTTGCGAACCTTGTTACGGTATCCAAACAAATTTTCTCCAAATTTGAGCAAAGAAACTTGGGATTTGATAATTGCAAATTGTAGATGCTTGCGTGTATTGGATTTGCATTCTTTAGGTAGTCAGATGATTTCACCCTCCATTGACAAGTTGAAACATTTGAGGTACCTTGATCTTTCTTATAATCTCCGTCTTAAGTCTCTCCCAAAGAGTATTTGCGAGATTCAGAATTTGCTAGCGCTGAAACTTGATGGGTGTATTCGGCTTGAAGAATTGCCAAAGGAGATTGGAAAATTGGTGAATCTTACCCATATTGGGTGTAAAGATTGTTTTCGTTTAACTCATATGCCACGTGGAATAGAGAAGCTGACTTCACTTGAGACGTTAAGCATGTTTGTAGTGGATAAAGATGGTGGCGGTGCAGATCTAAGTGAATTGAGACTGCTTAACAACCTAAGGGGAGAGTTAAGAATAAGAAATTTGGGATTCGTAAAAAATGCAAAAGAGGAGTTTAAGGCTGCTAATTTGAAAGCGAAGCAACATTTGAGATCGTTGGTTTTAGAATGGAATGctgatattgatgatgaagatgatgaagatgatgatgagaaGTCACTTGAAGACCTCCAACCCCATCCTAATCTCAAGGAGCTCTGTATTCGAGGATGGAGGGGTGATGCCAAGTTTCCAAGTTGGCTTTCGTTGCTCACAAATCTCGTTTATATGAGAATATATCGGGGTAATTTCAAACAAGTCCCGTCCTTTGTGCAATTTCCCTGTCTTAAAGGGCTGGAGATATATGATTGTACTAAGCTGGAGTACATGGATGATAATAGCCCAAAAGGAAGTCAAGGAGAACCACAATCATTCTTCCCATCACTTAAGCATCTTTTGCTCTTCAACTGTCCGAATATGAAGAGTTGGTGGAGGACGACAAAACCAATCGATGATGACTCCAACGAGGACGACACAACAGTTATGGGAACATCAACCATGGCATTTCCTTGTCTTTCCTCTTTAGAAATTGAAAATTGCCCTTTGACTTTTATGCCACTGTATCCATCACTCAATGAAGATCTAATGTTGTCGAATACCAGTTCAAGGCCGTTAAAGCAGACTATCAAGATGAACATCAATGCTAATGCCCCATCAACTTCAACCTCTTCTCTTCCACTCTCCAAATTGAAATCTTTCAATGTACACAACATTGAGGGGTTGGACACTCGCACGCTAGATGAGTGCCTGCAACATCTCGCCAGCCTCAAAAGATTAACAATAAGAGATTTCAAGGAGGTTGATTTAGAGGGCATGCAATGGGAACCCCTTAAGAATCTCTCTCATTTGAAGATTGATGATATTCTAAAGCTGGTGTCTCTCCCCATTTGGCTTCAACATCTTGttcaattgaaaatattaaaaattcataactgCAATGGATTGAGGTCACTGCTTCCGGTGTTCCAACATCTCACTTTCCTTGAAGAGTTTGAAGTAAAGGACTGCAAGGAGCTGGAGTTATCTGGAGCTGGCATCCAAATATTCCAAGATCATACAAGCCTGCGCTCTCTATGGCTGCAAAATATTCCAAAGTGTCGGCATCTTCCGGAGTGGCTTCAACATCTAACAAATCTGCAACGGCTTTATCTCGTTAATTTGCCCAATTTAACATCTCTTCCGGACGAGATGCGTTGCCTAACCAGTTTGGAGTATTTACAAATACGAGAAATTCCTCAGTTGGAGGAAAGATGTCGGAAGGACATTGGCGCTGACTGGCATAAGATTGCTCACATCCCCGAGATTGGGTTGGATCAGGTTGGTCCGtccttgttatttatttattttgatgatcttatctttttttgaagaaaaataagagTGGTATATTGAATCTCCAAGTCAGGGGTCTGATGCCATTTTTCATTGAAGTTGGATACTGTTAATTTCCTTGTTAAAATCCCTTTGTTTTAAGCCTACTTTTTACTTATCAtctttcataatatttttgctgATTTGTGCAGAAAGGCATTGGAGGAAGGCATTAGTGAACTTCAATCATTTTATATGCATAAAAAGAGGTGCTAATTTATCTATTTGCTTTTTACttttaaatcataataataactTGACAATTGCTTctaataatttaattctaaaaaaccATTGATGTGGAGAGAGAGGCCTATGAAGCCTTGAAAATGGTTGTACTATATGCTCTGCTTTCTTCATTTAAGCACTTACCTAtcatatctttatatatatttatgttttctcTTAATATATGCCAACTGATTACTATATTAGATGGTACCTGTGATACTGACAGGCTTTTGGAGGTATTCAAATTCATAATATTCATTCATGCAGGGCACTCTTTTAGCTGTTTGGAATTCCAGCCAAATTTGTTATTGAAGGTCCAAAcaggaaaaaaaaggaagatgCTTCAGAATATTTGGTGGTGAGGTTGAAGTTGATGAaatgtttcattatttatatatCAACAGCAATATACTGAACACACATATGTGCAAATATAAGGCTGATAATAATGGGATTTGTAACATATTCTATGTTGGCATTTGTAATTTTCAGGTTCATTGATGCTTTTGGAAGAGTCGTTGTTCAAGCATGGCAATTGCCAGACATATTACATTTGAAAATTTATGATTCTACTTTACATGGAGCTTTTTAAGAGCTTGATTCATAGTAGGAAAATTATCTGagtattgaatgtgaattttcacTAGCATAGCTAAAATGAGTTGGAGAGAATTTACTTCATTGTACAAAAGTGAGATTGCATCAAGTGTTTGAGGGTTTAAGCTTAAATAATTTCATTGTACTATGAAGTTCATAGTGGATTCATCTTTAGGCAAAGCCTCGCAGACGTAGGACAAGTTCCGAACTGCGTAAACATCTTaattgtgttctttatttttcttgttgcATAATATGTACCAACTCAagaaaaaacacatttttaatgtTCCAAACAGTACTCAAATGCAGGGATGCACAATTGATTATGAGACAATAATTGTTTTCGACGGTATTCCAAGGATATGTTCAATTATAATGCTTGGATTAGGACCC is part of the Gossypium hirsutum isolate 1008001.06 chromosome D11, Gossypium_hirsutum_v2.1, whole genome shotgun sequence genome and encodes:
- the LOC121202852 gene encoding putative disease resistance protein RGA4; translation: MAEAIAFDLALELITKLSSFTLSQIALWWNFKDELDDLKSTVSTIKAVILDAEERSATSQLVKDWLEKLKDVLYDADDLLDDFSTKALPTDLLGGNRLAKKVRLLFWSSGWKIKTIRDRLISIGREAKVFNLVERDRPMETSFMTKKRQLTHSFKDKIIGRGDDKAALLKLVLEFESEENVYIIPIVGFGGLGKTALAQFVYNDETVENHFELMMWVCVSDVFYVKIIVENIIKSATGKAPDQNLEMDQLQKQLREKIGGKKYLLVLDDIWNDEWEKWDSLKELLVGGAKGSRIIVTTRSSKVAKVTSKCQPYVLKGLSDNDAWSLFKEIAFEQRSADSTDSGFVEIGKLILKRCCGVPLVIRTIAGTLSSKETKSEWLSFKDNELARISQNEGEILPTLKLSYDHLSSHLKHCFAYCRLYPKNHEIDVRTLVQFWIAQGFVKQLNPSQSLEEIGFGYFKDLVERSFFQEVVEGDLMDEMRCKMHDLMHDLAKSVAGMESSIIDLNTFASDGGEKCRHISINPALIPLFKGKKLRTLLRYPNKFSPNLSKETWDLIIANCRCLRVLDLHSLGSQMISPSIDKLKHLRYLDLSYNLRLKSLPKSICEIQNLLALKLDGCIRLEELPKEIGKLVNLTHIGCKDCFRLTHMPRGIEKLTSLETLSMFVVDKDGGGADLSELRLLNNLRGELRIRNLGFVKNAKEEFKAANLKAKQHLRSLVLEWNADIDDEDDEDDDEKSLEDLQPHPNLKELCIRGWRGDAKFPSWLSLLTNLVYMRIYRGNFKQVPSFVQFPCLKGLEIYDCTKLEYMDDNSPKGSQGEPQSFFPSLKHLLLFNCPNMKSWWRTTKPIDDDSNEDDTTVMGTSTMAFPCLSSLEIENCPLTFMPLYPSLNEDLMLSNTSSRPLKQTIKMNINANAPSTSTSSLPLSKLKSFNVHNIEGLDTRTLDECLQHLASLKRLTIRDFKEVDLEGMQWEPLKNLSHLKIDDILKLVSLPIWLQHLVQLKILKIHNCNGLRSLLPVFQHLTFLEEFEVKDCKELELSGAGIQIFQDHTSLRSLWLQNIPKCRHLPEWLQHLTNLQRLYLVNLPNLTSLPDEMRCLTSLEYLQIREIPQLEERCRKDIGADWHKIAHIPEIGLDQKGIGGRH